A single window of Rhipicephalus microplus isolate Deutch F79 chromosome 5, USDA_Rmic, whole genome shotgun sequence DNA harbors:
- the LOC119174604 gene encoding queuine tRNA-ribosyltransferase accessory subunit 2: MRFSVSHACKTSSGRCGEIWGLQGASDAECLQTPTCLLYTHAGSVPHLTYDMLHKIKSVDHHPALFPLPPIASFANSVQEFGAGISTFSGMSTHPSFIRIQDPMKATPSGFNDKAGVSIWDQGGRIHLNVPSFMRIMEAFKPSCYQALCDSDTPKDATRKRLQRSVERTTSLLDQCIAAKSVSSALRDTCILGTVVGGYSREHRHASVMEISKRDVDGYVIEGFHVDGPASKSLKFEEVDDLLQEVVAFLPEDKPRFMYGVLRPEFILKAAMSGVDVFDTSYANAVTDDGLVLSFRCSCDNELATMLERNLSDHQLALDMRDSVYRDQFVPLLEGCVCYACRHFTRAYVNHLLSTGEMLAYVLLSVHNIHHFLNFFEAIRRFLKARH; encoded by the coding sequence ATGCGCTTCTCCGTGTCCCACGCTTGTAAAACGAGCAGCGGCCGCTGCGGCGAGATTTGGGGCCTCCAAGGAGCGTCCGACGCCGAATGCTTGCAGACACCGACGTGCCTGTTGTACACGCATGCCGGTAGCGTGCCACACCTGACGTATGACATGCTGCACAAAATCAAAAGTGTCGACCATCACCCCGCGCTTTTTCCCTTGCCTCCCATAGCGAGCTTCGCAAATTCGGTTCAAGAGTTCGGCGCCGGTATTTCAACGTTTTCGGGCATGTCCACGCACCCGTCATTTATAAGAATCCAGGATCCAATGAAGGCGACGCCGTCCGGATTCAATGACAAGGCGGGCGTCTCTATTTGGGACCAGGGAGGTCGCATCCATCTCAACGTCCCTAGTTTCATGCGGATCATGGAAGCGTTCAAACCATCTTGCTATCAGGCGCTTTGCGACAGCGATACGCCCAAGGACGCCACGAGGAAGAGGCTACAGCGATCAGTAGAAAGGACGACTTCTCTGCTAGACCAGTGCATCGCCGCGAAGTCGGTGTCAAGCGCTCTTCGGGACACCTGCATTCTCGGAACGGTCGTGGGCGGTTACAGCAGGGAGCACCGGCACGCATCGGTGATGGAGATCTCCAAACGCGACGTCGACGGATACGTCATCGAAGGGTTCCACGTGGACGGACCGGCATCGAAAAGCCTGAAGTTCGAAGAGGTGGACGACCTCTTGCAGGAGGTGGTTGCATTCTTGCCTGAAGACAAACCGCGGTTCATGTACGGCGTGCTGCGGCCGGAATTCATACTGAAGGCCGCCATGAGCGGCGTTGACGTTTTTGACACTTCCTACGCGAACGCGGTCACCGACGACGGGCTGGTTCTGTCGTTCCGCTGCAGCTGTGACAACGAGCTCGCGACGATGCTCGAAAGGAACCTGTCAGATCACCAACTCGCGTTGGACATGAGGGATTCCGTGTACAGGGACCAATTCGTGCCGCTCTTGGAAGGATGCGTTTGTTACGCGTGTAGACACTTCACGCGAGCCTACGTTAACCATCTGCTGAGCACGGGCGAAATGCTTGCTTACGTGTTACTAAGCGTGCACAACATCCACCACTTCCTAAATTTCTTCGAGGCCATCAGGAGGTTCCTAAAGGCGCGGCACTGA